A stretch of the Lolium perenne isolate Kyuss_39 chromosome 3, Kyuss_2.0, whole genome shotgun sequence genome encodes the following:
- the LOC127346152 gene encoding uncharacterized protein: MIQSGNKPHRETEPSNRSSERARAMAALDLSKLVKERKFWVASFLVAWAAALQGHMMWVQRQDAFKDKFGDPDAPNKVTEGEQPAPSGDGLAGEQQGMVTADGEFR, translated from the exons ATGATCCAATCTGGAAACAAACCCCATAGAGAGACAGAGCCGAGCAATCGCAGCTCGGAGCGAGCGAGAGCCATGGCGGCGCTGGATCTGTCGAAGCTGGTGAAGGAGAGGAAGTTCTGGGTAGCCTCCTTCCTCGTCGCGTGGGCCGCCGCGCTCCAG GGTCACATGATGTGGGTGCAGCGGCAGGACGCGTTCAAGGACAAGTTCGGGGACCCCGACGCCCCAAACAAGGTCACCGAGGGCGAGCAGCCTGCCCCCAGCGGCGACGGCCTCGCGGGGGAGCAGCAGGGGATGGTCACCGCTGACGGCGAGTTCAGATAG